The Thermococcus sp. 4557 genomic sequence CGGCTCCTGCTGCCAGGGCTGCGGACGGAGGGCCTCAAGGGTAACCTCGAGTACGGCGGGGCGCTCGTCACGGGAAGGCGGTGCGTGCTGAGGCGGCCAGGGATAAGGGGGTTCGCGGTGCTTGGAGACGACGTTGAAATCGGCAGAAACGTTAAAATAGAGCGTTCGGTGATATTTTCAGGTGCCGTCATAGAGGATGGTGCCGAAATTCGGGAGGCCATAATAGGCGAAAACGTCCGCATTGGAAAGGGCGTTGTGATACAGCCCGGAAGCGTAATCGGCGACAACACGCTCATCGAAGACTTCAGCAAGATCGGCTCCAACGTCAAGATCTGGGTGGAGTCCCGGATTGGAAAGGAGAGTATAATACTGCCGGATTGAGGTGATGAAAGTGGAGGTGTACTATTCCCCCAGGTTCAACCCTGAGGAGCTCGCCCTTCTCGGAAGGGCAATAGGAACGATATCCCACGGCACGATAATAGTCGGAAGGGACGGAAGGGCCATCTCAAGGTACGGGAAGCGCGCCATGGTGGTCGGAATCGTCAGTACAGGCTCAACCATCATGGACGTCAGACTCATTCCCCTCATAGCCCTCAAGGACTTCGCCATGAGGAAGGGCCTGCCCCTGGCCTACGTGTACTACTACGGCGGCGTCCGCGTTTACGTCAGCGGCATCGATGGCGACGAGATAGGGGCCATACTGGAGAGCAGGAGCTTCATAGAGGCCCACCCCAACGACATCGGGGCGACGGTCTATTATCCCAACGCCCTCGACGACTTCCTCCACGAGGTCTTCAAGCACTACAACTTCCACATCGATGGAAAGGCCCTCGTCGATGCCATGAACACCCCAGCGGTGCTCTTCTTCCCGCGCATGAGCGACCACTTCGGCTTCGAGATTGAGCTGATCAACGATATGATGACCAGCTACCTTCCCCCGAAGCCCAAGGAGGTCTTCCTCCACAAGCTCGGGAAGGGTGACTACGACTTCGGACTGCGCTTCAGGCCAGAGGGGGTCGTCGAGTTCTACAAGGACGGGGAGGAGCTGGAGTTCGGCAGCATCTGGAAGCTGCTCGACCACATGAAAAAGAACCTTTGAATTTTTGGACTCTTTTTAAATCCTTTTCAAAAATTTTCACGGAAAAGCGTTAAAAAGGCCCGCGCCGTTATAATTCTCCGTCCATTTTGGAGGTGACCTCTGTGGGAGCATTCATAGTCATTGAGGGCATCGATGGCGCAGGTAAATCAACTCAGGCAAAACTTCTGGCAGAGTGGTTTGAGGAAAAGGGCCACGAGGTCGTTCTAACAAAGGAGCCGACCGACACTGCTTTCGGGAAGCTCATCAGGAAGCTCGTGCTCACCGGCGGAAAGGAGGGCATCATAGACGGGGCGAGGATAAGCCACGAAGCGGAAGCGCTCCTGTTTGCCGCCGACAGGGCAGAACACGTCAGCAAGCTAATAAAACCCTCAGTAGAAGCAGGTAAAATCGTCATATCCGACCGCTACTTCTACTCGTCCCTCGCCTACCAATGGGCGAGAGGGCTCGACCTTGAGTGGCTCATTGACCTCAACAGATTCGCCGTGAGGCCCGACCTCGTGATACTCCTTGATCTGCCCGTTAAGGAGAGCATGAAGCGCATAAACGGGCGGAGCATAAAGACCGAGTTCGACAAGATAGTCGAGCTCCAGAAGAAGGTGCGCGAGAACTACCTCAAACTGGCGGAGCGCTTCCCCGAGATGAGGATAGTCAACGCCCTGGCGAGCGTTGAGGACATCCACAACGACATAGTCGCGCTCGTGGAGCACGAGCTCTTCAAGAAGTGATGGGGTCTGCCAGTGCCAGTCTCATCATTCGGTAGCAAATCAGACCGGTAAACGCTCTTCATCCCCCTTCCCTTCTCGGCGGTTGCTTTTTAAAAGGTTCCCCCAAGATTCTCCCGGCCGATGACGAGCGTTAGCCACGCTGAGCGGTGAGGAGAAGAGGGTTAGCCGAGGCCGTTCTGAATCTCAGAATTTCTTGAGGGTTTATATCACATGACGCCCAAATAGAGACTGGGTGAGCCGATGAGAGCCCTTGAGATTAGGGGACTGAAGAAGAGTTACGGGGATTTTTTGGCATTGAAGGGAATAGACCTCACGGTCGAGGAGGGCGAGGTTTTCGCGCTCCTGGGGCCGAACGGGGCCGGAAAGACGACGCTCATAAGGATTCTGGCCGAGGGGCTGGGCTACGACTCCGGTGAGATAGCGGTCTTTGGTGAGCCCCTCTCAAAGAGGACCGCCAGACTGATCGGCTACGCGCCCCAGGCGAGTGTGGCCTACGACCTCTTAACCGTGGAGGAGAACCTGCGCTTTTACGCCGACCTCTACGACGCACCGAAAGAACGGGTGAAGAAGCTCATTTTGGAGTTCTCCCTGCCCGCGAAGAAGAAAGCCAGAGAGCTGAGCGGCGGCTTTAAGAGGCGCCTCAATCTGGCAATAGCGCTTCTCTACGAGCCGAGACTCCTCATCCTCGACGAACCTTCCGCCGGACTCGATGTGCCGTCGAGGAGGGAGCTCTGGAGCCTGATCATGAGACTCCGCAAGGAGGGGCGGACGGTACTCCTGGCGACCCACTACATGGAGGAGGCGGAGGCATTAGCGGACAGGGTGGCGATAATGAACGAGGGAAGGGTGATAGCCGTCGGGACCCCGGACGAGCTGAAGTCGCTGGCGGGGGAGGGAAGCGTGATACACGTCGAAGGCATTCTGAAGGACACAGAACTCGTGAGAAAGGAGTTCCCGAGGACGATAGAGCGCGAGGGGACGCTCAGGATTGGCGTGGAGGAAGCAAAAACTGCCCTGCCGAGGGTCGTCGAACTGCTCGTTGAAGCTGGGAGTGAGATAAGGACGATAAGGGTTGAAGAGCCGACACTCGAGGACGTTTTCCTGAAGCTCACCGGGAGGGGATTGGAATGAAGGCTAGAGCCATCAAGGCCATAATCGGCAAGGACTTGAGGGAGACGAGAAGGGAGAGAATGGCGCTCTTCTGGATATTCGTCTTTCCGCTCATGTGGATCACCCTGCTGGGGGGAATATGGGGCGGCCACAACCCGCCGATAACCGTTGACGTCGGCGTCGTATACTTCAACGAGAGTGCCCCCTTCACCGCGGCGGACATTGTTAACGTGATGGAAAACGTGACGATGGAGGGTGTCCACGTTTTCAAGGTCAGGGGGTACCCCAACGAGAGCGCTGGGGTGGATGCCGTTAGAGCCGGAAGAATCGATGTTCTCCTGGTATTTCCAAAGGGCTTCGGAGAGAACGTTTCGAGCGGTCTGCAGGCAGAGGTTTACGCCTACTTCGACAGGAGCGACCCTCAGAACTACCAGATAGTGAGCGGCGTCATCAAGGGCTTCTTCTCCGAGTTTGAGAAGGAGATGACCGAAAGGCGCTTGAACATAACCCTGGGCTACATGGAGAAGTACGTTCCAGCGAATGCAATGGGGAACTTCACGGTGGCTGACCTCGAAAGGTACATGCTCGGACTCACGAATCCACTCGAGCTGGAGGAGAGGGAAGTGAAGGGAGAAGCGCCCTCCGCTATTCAGTTCTACGTCACGAGCTTCATCGGGATTCAGTTCCTCTTCGCCACGATGCTCATGATAGGCTCCGGGACCCTTGAGGAGATAGAGCACGGAACGCTGAGGCGCATAGCGGCCTCGCCGGCGACGGCGTGGGACTTCCTGGCCGGAAAGATGCTCTCGACCTTCATCGTCATAACCGTGAGCATAGTCATTGGAATAGTTTATGCAAAACTGGTCTTCGGAGAGACCATCTTTCCAAGTGCCCTCGGCTGGCTCATAATATTTCTCGCGGCGGTCTTCTCAATGAGCCTCGGACTGGCGATAGCCATGGGCACGAGGAGCATAAAAGCAACGAACGCGATAGTCAACCTCATCTCGATGCCCCTGCTTTTCCTAGCCGGCATCGTCGTCCCGGCGAGCATACTTCCCGAGTGGGCGAGGCCCATAGCGAACTACTTCCCGCTCGGAACTGCACTGAAGAGCCTCCGCCTGCTGGAGCTCTACCACAGGCCAACAAGCGAAGTCCTGCCCGACGTTGTCTGGGTCGCCCTCGCAACGCTCGGCATGCTCTTCATCGCGGTGATACTCTACAACTGGGCGGTGAAGAGGCTGACCTAACCCTTATCTTTCCCCTTACGAACCCCAAAAACTCTCTGAGGAACTCCATCCCGGCATCGTTGTTCACCGCCTTGGGGTGGATGGACAGGAGGAAAGTTCCCCTGGTGTGGGCGTACGAGGCCCTGGCGCTCGCCAGCTGGTAGTCTAGGAAGGGGCTGGGAAGGTACCACGTGTACTCCCGGTTGCAGACGGGTTCAACGGTTCCGTTGGGAAAGTACACGAAATCCTCCCCGATGACGGTTATGTTGCGGGACAGGAGAACCGCCAGTGCATCCTCCGAGAGGGAATACCTGGGGGCTATGAAGTAAGCAGGCGATGCGTTGAGCAGGGCGAGTGCCTCGAGGCCGAGCTCGAGCTTCTCCGCGGCCAAGTTCGCGCCGCAGTCAAACTCGTCCCCTGTGTGGGTGTAGCCGTGAAGCTCCACGTGGTAGCCCTCCGCCTCCAGCTCTCGAAGGAAAGCCACGAAGGCGGGGTAATCCTCAAGCGGCATCTCCCCGCCGTGGTTCGGAATCACGAAGAGGTAAGTCACGTTCTGGAGAGAATAGGCATCTATCAGGGCGGTTATCTCCCTCAGCTGCTCGAAGTATCCGGGGCTGACGTCGTGTATGAGAATGGCGAAGTCCCCGAACCGGGGGATGTAGGCGGGCGCGGATGTGGATGACGACGCCGCGAAGACGAGGACGATGATGACAATGGCCGAGATTTCCGCTTTCATGCTCCCACGGGAAAAAATAGAAACCAGGGGCTAAAAGCCTAACCCATGACCTTTCTCAGAAACTCCCCAACCCTGGCCTTCCATTCCTCGGGGTGGAACTTGAGCGTTCTCACGTGGGGGGCGTCGGTAACCCAGAGCTCAACGCCAGGGTTGATCTTCCTGTTCCTCTCGTAGAACTCCCTGATTTCCTCAACCGTGACCAGGGGGTCTTTTTCACCGGCTATCAAGAGGATCGGCTTTCTGACGTCATCGGCGTACTCTACGGGGTGAACCTCCTTCCCACCGCTGAAGAGCCTCGTGAAGGGCTTAACGAAGATGTGCAGCCACTCGGGCAGTTTGGCGAAGTACCTCAGCCCCCTGGCACCCGTCTTGTCGAGGTCCATCGGCGGGGAATCGGCGACGCCGCAGCAGACCTCCGGAATCTCGGCGAGCGAGCGTATGGTCAGCATGGCACCCATCGAGAAGCCTATCAATCCGATTCTACTGCTGCTCTCGGGGTGCTTCTCCCTCAGCCACCTTACGGCCGCCCTCACGTCGGCTATCTCCCTATCGCCGACCGTAGTGTACTTTCCTTCGCTTTTTCCGTGGGCCCTGAAGTCAAAGGCGAGGACGTTGTAGCCCTCCCTGAGAAGGAACTCGATCGTGGGCTTTATGTAGAGGTCGTTCCACCTGCTCGCCGTGTAGCCGTGGAGCGGAACAACGGTTCTGTCGCTCCCGTTCGGAATCCACCAGCCGCTCAGCTTGATCCCGTCCTCCGTTTCAATGGTGACATCCTCGTAATCGTAGCCGAGGTCTTTCGGAGTCCAGCCTCCCACCAGGCGCGGCGGCTTCACCATTTTGTAACCCACGAAGGCCGAAAAGGCCAGGAAGAGCAAAAGGAGGAAGAGAACGAGCCAGACAATCATCCCCTCCTCACCTCGAGCTCCTTCATGCTCCATATAAGGGGCATCGCGAGGAACACAAGGATGGCCCCTATCGGGAAGAGAATGCGGTAGTTACCGCCGGCGAGGTCAACGATGGCCCCACCCACCGTGCCGGCGAGCAGTACGGGGATCGACTTGGTGGCCTCGTAGACACCATAGTAGCGCCCCGTAAAGGCCTCCTTCTCGAACCTGGTGAGGAGGTCGCCGACCACGGGGTAGGATGCCGCTATGAGCGCCCCCCATCCGATTCCGGCCATGAACAGAGCCATGTAAATCTGGGCCTCAGTGTGGATGAACCACCCCCAAAGGAGCGGCAGGGCGAAGATGAAGCCCCCCATGATTATGCTGAGCCTCCTGCCAACCCTGTCGTAGATGTAGCCGCCAGGGAGGGAGCCAACGAGCACGGCAACGTTGAAGAGCGCCATCAGGTAGAGGCCCATCGAGGTTACCGCATCGATGTTCTCGGGTGTCGCACTGCCCTTGAGTATGAACGCTATGATGCCGTACAGGAATATGGCTATGAACTCGAAGCTCATCCACCAGAGAATCTGGGCGGTGTAGAACTTCAGGAAGTCCTTCGTGGCAAATATGCTCTTCACGTATCCCGAAAGGCTCTCGTTTTCCTTTATCTCCGGGACCTCCGGCTCCCTGACCCTGTGATAGACAAAAGCCGCCGCGATGAAGAGGAAAAGCGCAGTGAGCCCGAACGGACCGATGTAGTCCTTCCCGTACTTCACAACCATGAAGCCCCCAAGGCCGAAGAGGAAGAGGTTGCCGGCCCACTCGAGGAGCGTTATGACTCCGCTCGCCTTTCCTCGCTGGCCGCTCTCAACCGTGTCCGGCATCAGGGCCCTGAACTGGGCGGTGTAGAGGTGGAGTGAGAAGTACAGGAAGCCCAGCGTGAGGGCAAAGGCCCACAGGGGAGCCCCCATCCTGTAGGCCGTCCATATCATGAGCGTCGCCAGCGCCGCGAGGATGCCGCCGATGAATATGAAGGGCCTCCTCCTTCCGTGCCTTGACTTGAGGGTATCGCTGTAATAGCCGAGGAGCGGCGGGATTATCAGGCCTATGAATCCCTCGAGTGCCAGAATGCTTCCCTTCACAAAGGCGGAACTCGTGTAATCGGAGAGCAGGGGGAAGGAGAACCCCTTGTTGAGGGCCCATCCCATGCTCCTGCTGAACCCCAGGAGTGCCAGACCGAGAACAACACCCCAGTTGAACTTCCGTTCCATGGTACCACCCCCTTATTCTTAGCAATCCACGGCGATTTGAATTTCAAATAAATAGGAGGGGAAAATTAAACTCAATCCATGTCCGGAACGTAGTCGAGGGCGTCGCCCTTCCTCCGAACGATGTCGCCCCTCCGGACGAACTGCATCGCCACGGCCGCGAGTATGAAGAAGAGCGTCGCGAAGGGCAGGAGGGTCCTGTAGCCGATAACGTCGAGGAACGCACCCGCGAAGGGAGGGGCAACGAGGTTTGCCGCCTGGCTGAAGAAGTAGTAGAGACCCGTGTACCCTCCGAGCTTCTCCTCGGTCGTCATGTCCACGACCATCGGCAGGGAATTGACGTTTACCATGGCCCATCCCATGCCGCCCACGAAGAACAGGCCCATGAACGTCATGACGACGGGGTCGCTCAGGGAGCTGGATTCGGGTTTCGAGCCCTCGCCGACGAGATACGCGGCAAGCATTATTCCAATGACTATTATGAGACCCAGGGTTATCGTCCTCCGCCTTCCGAAGCGGCCGCCGATGAACCCGGCGGGGATTGCGAAGAGCATGAAGCTGAGGCTGAAGACTCCGAGCATGAAGGCCCCGGTGCTCTCCTCTATCCCAAGGTAGTACTTGGCGTAGCTGGTGAAAAAGGTCTCCAGCGAGTTGAAGGCTATGAACCAGAGGAATATCGCGAGGAGGACCGCCAGGAGGCTCCTCTCGTGACTCGTGAACACGTCCTTGAGGTTGTCCTTCAGCTCACCGAAGCTCTTGTGGGACGTCTCTGAGAGCAGTTTACTTACGCGTATCTTCTTCCCGGGAACGCGGTACTCTTCAGGCTCTGGAACAACAAAAACGACGAGTATGTTGGCGAGGAGCATTATCGCGGCACCGAAGTAGAATGGATAAGCGTAGTTCATATCGTAGAGCGCCTTGCCCCCGAAGTACGCCAGCAGGGCGCCGAGACCCCCCATGAAGTTGATTATTCCGTTGGCCTGGCTCCTCTTTTCGCTCGGCGTTATATCCGGCATGAACGCAACGACCGGGGAGCGGAACAGCGCCATAAAGAAGTTCATCAGGATAATCGTTCCCATGAAGAGGGCCAGGCTTTCGTGGGTCCTCGCCACCGGGATGAGCGCGAACATCAGAGCCGCCGACGGTGCGCCCAGCAGGATGTACGGCTTACGCCGCCCGATCCGCGTTCTCGTCATGTCGCTGAGCGCGCCCAGGAACGGGAGCAGGAGAACCGCGAAGAGGTTGTCGATGGTCATGATGAAGCCCGTGGCTGTCTTGCTGAGGTGGAACGTATCCTGGAGAAAAATCGGGATGTACGCGTTGTAGAGGGCCCAGATGATGCTTATTCCAAAAAATCCAAAACCGAGTATGAATATCCTGCTGTACTTAAACTCCAATCCTTGCACCCCCATTCGATTATAGGGTTTTAATTAACAGGGAAAATACACGGATGAAACTTTTAAGGCTTGTGAGCTCATTTTTGAGCGGTTGGAGAGGTGACAACTATGGACAGTGAGAGACCTCTCATCCTTGGACACAGAGGGGTCAGGGGAAGGCTCGAGAACACGCTACCATCCTTCGAGAGGGCGCTCAGATACGCGGATGGAGTGGAGTTCGATGTGAGACTGACCCGCGATGGAAAGCTCGTAACCCACCACGACGCGGGCTTTTACTCAGACGGAGCTTTCTACCCCCTCAAAAATCTAACCTTCGTCGAGCTGAGAAGGCTGCACCCGAGGGGGAGGATAATACCGCTGGTGAGGGACGTCTTCACACGGCTTAACAGTGCGGTATTCAACGCCGACGTTAAAGAGGTCAATGCAGTTGAACCCCTGCTAAGGGAGGCGGAACGGTACGGGACCCTCAAGAGAACCGTCTTTTCTTCGGAGAGACCGGAGATAGTGGAGACCGTTCTGAAGGCATGTCCCAACTGCAGGGTGGGTTTTTCAATAGTGGGCTATTCCTCCATCCTGTGGGTTCCGCGGTTGAAGGGAATCTACTCCCTCCACGTGCCGATAGATGCAATTTCGTACGTTGGGTACGGGGCGTTCAGGAGCCTTCTCCAGACCTTCAGAAAGCGTGGACTTAGAATTTACCTCTGGAACCACGGGATGAACGAACTCCTCTGGGTACCCAGGCTTCTCCCGCTCGTGGACGCCGTCATCTCGGACGACCCGGTGAGACTTAGAAAAGTTTTTACGGCCTGAGGCGAGTATCAGGGAGGTGATTTTCGTGGCGGAAAGAAAGGTCTTCCTGCTCGGCCACAGGGGCTACTCCGCCAGGTACCCCGAGAACACGCTTCTTGCTTTCAAAAAGGCGGTTGAAGCGGGTGCCGATGGAATTGAGCTGGACGTGTGGCTGACAAAGGACGGGGAGGTCGTGGTGATCCACGACGACACGGTTGACAGGACGAGCAACGGGAGCGGTAGAGTCAAGGATATGACGCTGGACGAGCTGAAGTCCCTGGACTTTGGGAACGGAGAGAGGATTCCAACGCTCGAAGAAACCTTCGAAGCCCTCCCGGAGGATGTTCTAATCAACGTGGAGATAAAAGATGTAGAAGCGGTGAAAAAGACGGCCGCAATAATCGGGGCAAACAACCCGTCGAGGGTTATGGTGTCTTCGTTCCTAATCGATGCCCTCCATGAGTACAGGAAACACGACAGGGAGACAAGGATGGGGCTCCTCGTGGACAGGGAGGAGACGCTCGCACGGCTCCCTGCCCTCATCGGCGAGCTATCTTTGTGGTCAATAAATCCGCCTGTGGAGGCGCTTGAACTCATCGGTGTGGAAAAAACAGTGGGTGCCCTCCAGATGGCCAGGGGGGCGGGCCTTAAGGTCGTTCTGTGGTCCCTCAAAGATGAGACCTACTACGCCAACGATAACCTCGTCCGCCTCGGCGGACTCTTCGATGGGGTCATAGTCAACGACGTGGAAAGGATGATTGAGTACCTGTCAAGGTTAGGGTTAAGGTGAAGACCGAATCCCTAATATACCTCCTTGCTCTTTCTTCCTCTTCGGTGGGCATCAATGGAAAGGTTCATCCTCTCCCTCGACGAGGGAACTACCTCAGCCAGAGCAATAATCTTCGACAGAGAGAGCAACGTTCTAAGCGTCGGCCAGTACGAGTTTCCCCAGCACTACCCCAAGCCCGGCTGGGTCGAGCACAACCCGGAAGAGATATGGGACGCCCAGTTCAGGGCCATCAAGACCGCCCTGGAGAGGGCAAAGATCGAACCAAGCCAGATAGCGGCGATAGGCGTTACTAACCAGCGCGAAACGACGATAGTCTGGGACAGGAGCGGTAAGCCGCTCCACAACGCGATAGTCTGGCAGTGCCGGAGAACGGCCGAGATGGTGGAGAAGATAAAGAGGGAATACGGTGATGTAATCAAGGAGAAAACGGGCCTCGTGCCGGACGCATATTTCTCGGCCAGCAAGCTGAAGTGGCTCCTCGACAACGTCCCAGGTTTGAGGGAAAAGGCCGAGAAAGGGGATGTTCTCTTCGGAACGGTTGATACATTCCTAATCTACCGCCTCACCGGAGAGCACGTCACAGACTACTCCAACGCCTCAAGGACGATGCTTTTCAACATCAGGAGGCTCGAATGGGACGATGAGCTTCTCGAAATCTTCAACATCCCAGAGGAGGTTCTGCCCGAGGTCAGGGAATCGAGCGAGGTCTACGGCTACACCAAGAGGGAACTCCTCGGTGCGGAGATACCCGTCAGCGGCAACGCGGGCGACCAGCAGGCGGTACTGTTCGGCCAGGCGGGATTCGAGGCAGGAATGGTCAAGGCCACCTATGGAACGGGGAGCTTCATCCTGGCCAACACGGGCAAGACCGTCCGCTACTCCAACAACCTGCTCACGACGATAGCGTGGGGACTCAACGGGAAGATCACATACGCCCTCGAGGGGAGCGTCTTCATAACCGGTGCGGCAGTTCAGTGGCTCCGCGACGGAATCAGGATAATAAAGAGCGCGCCCGAGACCGAAGAACTCGCGAGAAAACTTGAGAGCAACGAGGGGGTCTACTTCGTCCCGGCCTTCGTAGGACTCGGTGCCCCCTACTGGGACCAGTTCGCGAGGGGGCTGATAATCGGCATAACGCGCGGAACCGGCAGGGAGCACCTCGCGAGGGCGACTTTAGAGGCCATAGCATATCTGACGCGCGACGTGGTCGAGGAGATGGAGAGGCTCGTCGGAATAAAGGAGCTCCGCGTCGATGGGGGAGCGACTGCGAACGACTTCCTGATGGAGTTCCAGGCGGACATACTCAACAGGCGCGTCGTCAGGCCCGTCGTGAAGGAGACCACAGCCTTGGGGGCGGCATATCTGGCAGGCCTCGCCGTCGATTACTGGGAGAGCCTCGAGGAGATAAGGAGCCTGTGGAAGGCGGAGAGGGTCTTTGAACCGACGATGGACGAAGAAACGAGGGGGCGGCTCTACCGCGGCTGGAAGGAGGCCGTGAAAAGGGCGATGGGCTGGGCGAAGGTTGTTGGGGCCTGACGAACGCACGGCCCCGGCCCCTTCTTTTTTGATGTAAATGCAAAACCTGAAGTTGCCGGCAGGGCGAACGCCATATCTGTTCATTCGGCGAGTGTCCACCCATGTCCTTCCTTCTCATGCCCAGAACTGTTCTGTCCGCCCTTTTCAGCCAAACTTAAGGTTAAGGAAAGCTTTAAAACGGTGAAAGTCCTTTCTCAAGTTAAATCGAGGTGAAGGGTATGAAAACGAAAGTGGCCATAATAGGCGCGGGGATTAGTGGAGCCAGCATAGCGCGCGTCCTGAGCAGGTACGAGAACCTCGAGGTTCACCTGATAGAGAAGGCACCGGACGTTGGCTGGGGCGTCAGCAAGGCGAACACGGCTTTGATCCACGGCGGTTACGATGATGACCCGGAGAGGTACCCAATGAGGGCGAAGCTGTGCATAAGGGGAAACAGGCTCTGGCACCAGTGGGTCAAGGAGCTAGAGATTCCCCACATCTGGAACGGTGCTTTAATCGTCGCGACGAAGGATGATGACTTCGACGAGCTTGAGAAACTTTTAGAGCGCGGAAGGAAGAACGGCGTCCCCGAGATGAGGCTCGTTGATAGGGAAGAACTCTTCCACCTTGAGCCGAACCTGACCCCCGAAGCGATAGGCGCCCTGTGGGTTCCGATAGTGGGGCAGATTGGGCCGATTCCAGCCGTCATAGCGATAACCGAGAACGCAGTGGCGAACGGCGTAAAAACTCACCTCGAGACAGAGGTCACCGGCATAAAGGTCGAGAACGGCGAGGTTAAGGGAGTGGAGACCAACAACGGGTTCATAGAGGCTGACATCGTCATCAACGCCGCGGGCCTCTACGCCGACAGGATAGCGAGAATGGCTGGCATAGACTACTTCGAGATACACCCGAGGAAGGGAGAATACTGGCTCTTCGACGAGGGACTCCCCGGACCGAGGAGGGTTCTCTTCCCGACCCCGACCCCGATAAGCAAGGGAATCGTGGTAACAACCGAGGTATCCGGCCATCTGATGATAGGGCCGAACGCCCAGGATCTGCCGCCCGAGGAGAAAGAGGACCTTTCCACCACAAGGGAAGGGCTCGAGGAAGTCTGGGAAGGGGCAAAGAAGCTCTGGCCCCAGCTTCCGCCGAGGAGCAAGGTCATCAGAACCTTCGCCGGATTGAGGCCAGAACCGACGGGAGGGGACTTCATAATCAAAGCCGAGGAAGAGGTCGGGGGCTTCATCAACGTCGCCGGAATACGCTCTCCGGGACTCACAAGCGCCCCTGCCATAGCCCACGAGGTTGCCGGGATAATCGAACGCGACCTCGGGGTAAAGCTGGTCGAGAAAGAGAAGTGGAACCCCTACAGGAAGGAGATAAGCCACCTCTTCATGATGAGTCCCGAGGGGGTGAACGAGGCCGTAAAGAGGAACCCCTCTTACGGAAAGGTGGTCTGCAGGTGCAACAACGTGAGCGAGGGGGACGTGCTTGAAGCCATTGAGAGGATGAAGTTCATAGGCGTTAAAACGCCGAGCGTGGATTCCGTGAAGTTCAGGACGAAGGCAACCACCGGGACATGCCAGGGGAGCTTCTGCAGGCCGAAGATAGTCATGCTCCTCGCGAGGGAGTACGGAGTTGAGCCGTGGAAGGTTACCCTGAAAGGTAGGGGAAGCGAGATTGGAGTGGGCGACGTCAAGGCCCTTCTCAGGGGGGATGCCTGATGTT encodes the following:
- a CDS encoding phospho-sugar mutase, yielding MEVYYSPRFNPEELALLGRAIGTISHGTIIVGRDGRAISRYGKRAMVVGIVSTGSTIMDVRLIPLIALKDFAMRKGLPLAYVYYYGGVRVYVSGIDGDEIGAILESRSFIEAHPNDIGATVYYPNALDDFLHEVFKHYNFHIDGKALVDAMNTPAVLFFPRMSDHFGFEIELINDMMTSYLPPKPKEVFLHKLGKGDYDFGLRFRPEGVVEFYKDGEELEFGSIWKLLDHMKKNL
- the tmk gene encoding dTMP kinase; its protein translation is MGAFIVIEGIDGAGKSTQAKLLAEWFEEKGHEVVLTKEPTDTAFGKLIRKLVLTGGKEGIIDGARISHEAEALLFAADRAEHVSKLIKPSVEAGKIVISDRYFYSSLAYQWARGLDLEWLIDLNRFAVRPDLVILLDLPVKESMKRINGRSIKTEFDKIVELQKKVRENYLKLAERFPEMRIVNALASVEDIHNDIVALVEHELFKK
- a CDS encoding ABC transporter ATP-binding protein; its protein translation is MRALEIRGLKKSYGDFLALKGIDLTVEEGEVFALLGPNGAGKTTLIRILAEGLGYDSGEIAVFGEPLSKRTARLIGYAPQASVAYDLLTVEENLRFYADLYDAPKERVKKLILEFSLPAKKKARELSGGFKRRLNLAIALLYEPRLLILDEPSAGLDVPSRRELWSLIMRLRKEGRTVLLATHYMEEAEALADRVAIMNEGRVIAVGTPDELKSLAGEGSVIHVEGILKDTELVRKEFPRTIEREGTLRIGVEEAKTALPRVVELLVEAGSEIRTIRVEEPTLEDVFLKLTGRGLE
- a CDS encoding ABC transporter permease, with translation MKARAIKAIIGKDLRETRRERMALFWIFVFPLMWITLLGGIWGGHNPPITVDVGVVYFNESAPFTAADIVNVMENVTMEGVHVFKVRGYPNESAGVDAVRAGRIDVLLVFPKGFGENVSSGLQAEVYAYFDRSDPQNYQIVSGVIKGFFSEFEKEMTERRLNITLGYMEKYVPANAMGNFTVADLERYMLGLTNPLELEEREVKGEAPSAIQFYVTSFIGIQFLFATMLMIGSGTLEEIEHGTLRRIAASPATAWDFLAGKMLSTFIVITVSIVIGIVYAKLVFGETIFPSALGWLIIFLAAVFSMSLGLAIAMGTRSIKATNAIVNLISMPLLFLAGIVVPASILPEWARPIANYFPLGTALKSLRLLELYHRPTSEVLPDVVWVALATLGMLFIAVILYNWAVKRLT
- a CDS encoding DUF2334 domain-containing protein; amino-acid sequence: MKAEISAIVIIVLVFAASSSTSAPAYIPRFGDFAILIHDVSPGYFEQLREITALIDAYSLQNVTYLFVIPNHGGEMPLEDYPAFVAFLRELEAEGYHVELHGYTHTGDEFDCGANLAAEKLELGLEALALLNASPAYFIAPRYSLSEDALAVLLSRNITVIGEDFVYFPNGTVEPVCNREYTWYLPSPFLDYQLASARASYAHTRGTFLLSIHPKAVNNDAGMEFLREFLGFVRGKIRVRSASSPPSCRVSPR
- a CDS encoding alpha/beta hydrolase, which produces MIVWLVLFLLLLFLAFSAFVGYKMVKPPRLVGGWTPKDLGYDYEDVTIETEDGIKLSGWWIPNGSDRTVVPLHGYTASRWNDLYIKPTIEFLLREGYNVLAFDFRAHGKSEGKYTTVGDREIADVRAAVRWLREKHPESSSRIGLIGFSMGAMLTIRSLAEIPEVCCGVADSPPMDLDKTGARGLRYFAKLPEWLHIFVKPFTRLFSGGKEVHPVEYADDVRKPILLIAGEKDPLVTVEEIREFYERNRKINPGVELWVTDAPHVRTLKFHPEEWKARVGEFLRKVMG
- a CDS encoding MFS transporter, which produces MERKFNWGVVLGLALLGFSRSMGWALNKGFSFPLLSDYTSSAFVKGSILALEGFIGLIIPPLLGYYSDTLKSRHGRRRPFIFIGGILAALATLMIWTAYRMGAPLWAFALTLGFLYFSLHLYTAQFRALMPDTVESGQRGKASGVITLLEWAGNLFLFGLGGFMVVKYGKDYIGPFGLTALFLFIAAAFVYHRVREPEVPEIKENESLSGYVKSIFATKDFLKFYTAQILWWMSFEFIAIFLYGIIAFILKGSATPENIDAVTSMGLYLMALFNVAVLVGSLPGGYIYDRVGRRLSIIMGGFIFALPLLWGWFIHTEAQIYMALFMAGIGWGALIAASYPVVGDLLTRFEKEAFTGRYYGVYEATKSIPVLLAGTVGGAIVDLAGGNYRILFPIGAILVFLAMPLIWSMKELEVRRG